In Amaranthus tricolor cultivar Red isolate AtriRed21 chromosome 3, ASM2621246v1, whole genome shotgun sequence, a single window of DNA contains:
- the LOC130807260 gene encoding chitin-inducible gibberellin-responsive protein 1-like, giving the protein MDSHKIFGYNVTGADSSYVSSQYSSPQVPNRLFGSLKFNLKDSPISPFSSPFECDTATTLSDSREHHSSSESLSGKSPSCNSPLETNSYYQRFNSSLSEDSQSSTVLPTTRGILFPQNSDYETNMRYALQELETVLMGDESVGGGSRQHHIPSQRLGSWNRSSQGSHGSQLQSPSPSGERISDANGGRQSEKRHKAAMKEEILELQSPSGDLKKLLIECARALSENRFDDFEKLVEQARKEVSISGEPIQRLGAYMIEGLVARKESSGNNIYRALKCKEPLGKELLSYMHLLYEICPYLKFGYMAANGAIAEACRNEDRIHIIDFQIAQGTQWLTLLQALAARPGGAPYVRITGIDDPVSQYARGASLEAVGKRLAALSEKHSIPVEFHAVPVFLPEVTKEMLDVRPGEAVAVNFPLQLHHTPDESVDVNNPRDGLLRMVKSLHPKVTTLIEQESNTNTTPFLTRFIEALSFYSAMFESIDVTMPRDRKERISVEQHCLAKDIVNVIACEGLDRVERHELLGKWKSRFTMAGFQQYPLSSYVNSVIRELLRCYSAHYTLVEKDGGMLLGWKDRMLVSASAWH; this is encoded by the coding sequence ATGGATTCTCACAAGATTTTCGGATACAATGTTACCGGTGCTGATTCATCCTACGTGTCCTCTCAGTATTCTTCTCCACAAGTTCCTAACAGGCTGTTTGGTTCGCTGAAGTTCAATTTAAAAGATTCTCCAATCTCGCCATTCTCATCGCCTTTCGAATGTGATACTGCCACAACACTGAGTGATAGCCGAGAGCATCACAGCTCAAGTGAGTCTCTCTCGGGAAAAAGCCCGTCTTGTAATTCACCGTTGGAAACAAACAGTTATTATCAAAGATTCAACTCGAGCCTTTCAGAAGATTCCCAGTCAAGTACTGTTCTACCGACTACTCGTGGGATTTTGTTTCCTCAAAATTCAGATTATGAAACAAACATGAGGTATGCTTTGCAGGAGCTTGAGACTGTTCTTATGGGTGACGAATCAGTCGGAGGAGGAAGCCGACAACACCATATCCCAAGTCAGAGATTAGGGTCCTGGAACCGCAGCTCACAGGGCTCACATGGGTCTCAACTTCAGTCACCATCTCCTTCAGGAGAAAGAATATCAGACGCTAATGGTGGTCGTCAGAGTGAGAAACGTCACAAGGCAGCCATGAAAGAGGAAATCCTGGAGCTTCAAAGTCCATCGGGTGATCTAAAGAAGCTACTGATTGAATGTGCACGGGCATTATCTGAAAACAGGTTTGACGATTTTGAGAAATTAGTCGAACAAGCAAGGAAAGAAGTCTCGATTTCTGGTGAGCCGATCCAGCGTCTTGGTGCTTATATGATTGAAGGGCTTGTTGCAAGGAAAGAATCTTCGGGAAATAACATCTACCGGGCTCTTAAGTGTAAGGAGCCTCTCGGTAAAGAGTTGTTATCTTACATGCACCTTCTGTACGAAATATGCCCGTACTTGAAGTTCGGTTACATGGCTGCAAACGGCGCTATAGCAGAAGCATGCAGAAATGAGGATAGAATCCATATCATAGATTTTCAGATTGCGCAGGGAACCCAGTGGTTAACGCTATTGCAAGCGCTAGCCGCAAGGCCAGGTGGTGCTCCGTATGTGCGTATTACCGGGATTGATGATCCCGTCTCTCAGTATGCTCGAGGTGCGAGCTTGGAGGCTGTTGGCAAACGATTAGCAGCGCTCTCTGAAAAGCACAGTATACCCGTTGAGTTTCATGCAGTACCCGTTTTTCTTCCCGAGGTCACGAAAGAAATGCTCGATGTGAGGCCGGGGGAAGCTGTGGCAGTGAATTTCCCTTTGCAGCTTCACCATACGCCTGACGAGAGTGTCGATGTCAACAATCCTAGGGACGGCTTGTTGAGAATGGTAAAATCACTTCATCCCAAGGTAACGACTTTGATAGAGCAAGAGTCGAATACCAATACTACGCCTTTTCTGACGAGGTTCATAGAAGCATTAAGTTTCTACTCGGCTATGTTCGAGTCTATTGATGTGACGATGCCTCGGGATAGGAAAGAGAGGATCAGTGTAGAGCAGCACTGCTTGGCTAAGGACATTGTTAATGTCATCGCTTGTGAGGGACTCGACAGGGTGGAGCGTCATGAACTGCTCGGGAAATGGAAATCGAGATTTACGATGGCGGGGTTCCAGCAATACCCTTTGAGCTCGTATGTGAATTCTGTGATAAGAGAATTGCTTCGGTGTTACTCGGCACACTATACGTTGGTGGAGAAAGATGGCGGTATGTTGTTAGGTTGGAAAGACCGGATGTTGGTATCGGCTTCTGCTTGGCATTAA